The nucleotide window ctaaataaaacaaaatgtgagaCCTTGTAATTGTATGTGATGCTGTgtatcatttctttttttaagttgcgTGTTTGGGGTGGCCTATCTTGAAGGCATTCCACTCATTCCATTTCTCGCTTTTCATCCCCAGAGGTTCAGCAGGGCCAGTCAAGGACTTTCACGCTGTCCATCTGACAGCTTCCAGCTTCTGTCTAGTTTGGGCTATAGATTTGTTGCCCAGGCTGGGACGCCAACAGTTAAATTTTCCAATCTGTGGCGCTTCTAATTCATCATTTGTCCGCGTTGGATGCAAAATTTTCAGCGTGGTGCTGGACAGACTACAGCTTGCTGCATGTTATTTTCATTAAAGCACTGATGATAGGAAAATGTGCACATCGTTCTGGACAAATCCTTATCACGTTCCTTTGTTTTACCCCTTAACGCTTTGTTCTTTGGTAACTTTTTGTTAAGTTCTGCCTGACCGTGACTtactaaaaatagctcgcgttTACAGGCACAATCTACTTACAGTGCGGTTGGCAGAAAAAGGGCACATAATGTCAGTAGTTGCTGAAAAGGCtaaacttattttaaaaagatgctGAGTGAAATTTGGCTGGAAGTAAATAATACCGTTACACAAATTCAACAGATTTCAAAACggatggagaaagaaaaagggtTTTCCATGAAAGGGCGTCAATAACCAATCAGAGTTTCCTGTTTGTAGGTCTCCACTGTACAACAAGAGTCTGAGTCAGCGGCTGTGCCAGACAACGTGTTAGTGCTGAACTCTGTCACATGGTCTGGGATGAGGTGGATCGGCCGAGTGAAAGAAAAGCAGTCATGAAGAGCTTTGTCAGTACCGTCAGAAACTGTTTCCAAGTACAAACATGTTGGCACGTTTGTCACGGGGGTCTTTAGTGTCCGGCAAAAAAATCAAGCTGTGTCAGACAATTAAGTCGTCATAGTGCAAAAATGTGTGAAAGTGCAAGATTTCCATTGATATGTTTATAATTGATTAGCAATTTATCTTCATCACTCTGAAGATTAGAGAGGCTGACTGCATAAATGTGTCACAGGCCGTGTAAAGTTAGGTCCGTTTTGTTAAATATTATAGGGAAgatcagcaaaaagaaaaaaaacttgcatgCTGACCTACCTaaaaaataaacgaagtaaacaaaaatctaaaatgtttttatttattttttaccgtCTGTCGTTCATTCATGTCGCAAATTCTGTGGTCGAGGCCACCGAGACTGTGAAGACATAGGGGCGTGGTCTGTAATTCCAAGTAGTTAAAGAAATTGCTCTTTtagggataaataaataaatccacaaTAAACACCCGACTGTTGGTATGCTGGGATTGGCCAATCGCACACACACAGTTTCCTGGATCCCACAGGGTCCTTCAATCATTTACCAACCCAAATCAGGACCAGGTTTTGATGAATGAGACCCATTTTAACAACCACAAAGATGCTACTTTGAATATTCTAACacatcaaacatgttttttaacaGTTTGGGTTCCCACAGGATgtcatacatattttttttttctttttgctgaacACTACTTAAGAGGTTGGAAAAAAACACCagtcaaaaacatgaaaaagtgttttttatccAACCATTTGCAACAGCTGTTGCTATGaatgttttcagatgatggtcaatttaaaaataagtgtAAACAACAGTTTCGTTTTTATGTTCCTGCTGGGGTAAAAACAACTTGTATGAGGATAAAAAGCATGGTtgctgtccatccatctgtgttCTTGTCATGCTCCTATTTACATGGATTAACAAGATCCCATAGTTAAGTGACTGATGACAGAAGCTGAAGTATTGCTCCCAAAATGAAGCAGAAATTACTTAATAATAAATCATAAAACTAGATTTCCAAATCAGCAATATGCACTGGTCGAtcatagttttattttgtctgctttgtgcttgtaaacaaaaaataataattttacatgcaaaatgcattaatttcgtttacaaaacattaaatccGTGTTTCATAGTTAGTGggatttttctttgcttttccgTTCCATGGAATGACTCAAGTCTAGACTCCACTGTAAGAAGGGATCGCTACTGTTTTAGAGCCATTTTATCTTCCAGGGAACATCACTCAATAATAAACCTTGGTGTTGAAATATCACTGACGGCCCTGGCAAATTCATAGGTTATGTTCACAATGGCCCAAATTTCTTGTAAAACCCGCATGCAACACAGTCCACACTGATTTATATTCCTGGTAAAGACGTGTAAAAAGCTATAAAATAGCATAatctcaaactgaaaaaaaatctagaataatccaacatttaatttgagtGCATTTATTCAGAGGCCCATTTCACTTAGGGCATATATGTGTTGATCTTTATAGGTCAGCAGATGGCTACAAGAAAAATGCAACTCGACTAAACTTAAACCACTCAGCAACAATCAACACATTTAACCAGAACTGAGACAAACTAAACTGGACAAGACTTTTTCTTCCTGTCAGATAGAGTTAGATGGATGTTAAAAGAGCTAAAACAGCATTTCAAAAGCTCACTTTTAGAGATCAGCAGCAAAGAGAGGCATCTTGAGGTCATGAATTCCCCCTTAACAAACATTAGAATCTGTCTAACTTTAAGTGGACTAAgatgggcaaaaaaaacaaacaaaataaaaaacacttaagATGAGGGTGGGTGTGAAATAAAGGACGAACATGTGGAAAAgcacgtgatgctggtggagatTCGGTGGCGCTGTaggcctgtttctctttcaAAGGCCATGGGAATcaaacttttttccccctaaataTCAGaccaatttaaattaaaatcggGTGGGTTCTGTcagcagaaaattaaaacaggcCATGACTGACTCTCTCAGCGAGATAGTGACGCAAATTATTTGTCCAAATAAACACCCAACTAGACTCTTCTACAAGCAAAAGAGGGTTGTGTAAAGGTATAAACAGCTGTGGGGTCAAAAAGTGTGGCATTTCATTCCCCACTGTGTAAATTTActtaaattaaaggttggattaaagaaaaataaaaaagtgtggcACCATGCTGCTGCAACACAATATTTtgtttacacatctttatcTGGGATTATCCTTTTTTATGATTCATAAACCGTCTGCTTTTTAAAGCTATAGGATAGATATCTAATTGTGGTCGCAAGTAAATCTCTGTgttgttgtgtgtttgtttaaCATTGTGACTAGTCTTAATTTAAAGCCAAGCATCTGAAACAGCATCTTTTCGCCATCTGTAGAGAACAAGCTTTCATCTGTCAGCAGATGAGGACTTGCAGCTCTTAAGATAAAAGCCTGACCAGttctgaataaacaaaaatcttaattttatataaaacgtggaaaaaaaaaacaaaaaaaagaaacttgagCAATAAAACAGTGTTAACAGGACACGCCTGAAAGCAATCAGACCAAAAGATGTGGGGGAACAGTTCACAGCCTTTGTTAAAGTTCATGAAGGCAGCACTACATATTTTTTGATGAACAAAACCCCGACaacaacgacaaaaaaaaaatccttctacTTGTGGAACAAGATAGGTTTGGCCAAACCTGCGAGGATCTTTGGAACGTGCACCGAGATGATCTCCCCGATCATCTCAGGGAAGCTGACCTTCGTGTGAAGCGACTGAGCCTGGACGAATAGGTCAAAGGTAAACTGATGGAGCTTCTTTACGGTctgaaacagaagagagcaCGCGATTGGTTAGGTCATGTAAATGAAATTTACTACGTGTGGTGATGACTCACTTTTAAGTTATCAGACCCTGCTGGTTTTCACGTGTTTTTCATGTGATTTCCCCTGCATCTGTTACCATTAAATCTTTTAATGTTATTCAGCCACAAATGTTTCCCCCTTGTTTTTGCCAAATATTCGCCATaactccttttctttttcttttttgttgaagCAGTTTTTGTCTCACCATCTGGAGCGAATCCAGGAGTCGTGTCAGCTGGTAGAATCGCTGAGGACAATTTGTGGTCATCTGGTAATTGATGAGGCGATCCAGTTCATTGATGTAGGTGAGGCGCAATTCATCAAAGTATTTCTGACTTTTCAAGCCTTCCACTGGTACtataaaagcagaaacagaccAACAGCTTTGGCGGAACGTTCAATTATCTCTGCTGCATGTTGATTAAATAAAGTAATGGCCTCGTACAGATTTCGCCTGTTTTTGTAAacactttaatgtttcagatcatcaaacacattttaatatcagacaaagcactgtagtaaatacaaaattcagttttaaatgaTAATTGCATGCTTAAGGGAAAAGACCTGTCCAAACTAACCTGACCCTatgtgagaaaacaattttccctagacctacactgcaaaaacggatctaaaaattagtaacattttcttaaaatgagtgtatctgtccttgatttgagcaggtaaataagattatatgccaatggaatgagatttttgcacttaaaataggaacaactcatctccatcatcttatttcaagagcaggatgtctaattatcttattttaggggtcaaaatactcattccattggcagataatcttatttacaggctcaaatcaaggacaaaaacacaaattttaagaacatttttcttgtttttagatccgttttgcAGTGTAATAATTGGTTGTACCgctcttaggctacgttcacactgcagcctgaagtgacccaattctgatttttttgcccatatgcgacctggatctgatctttttatgacagtctgaacaacgcagatcggattttttcaaatgcgacccaggccgcttggatatgtggtcctgaatccgatacgtatctgatcgtttcaaatgcgacctgtgtctgaatggccgggtcgcatttatccgatctgtacgtcaccgatactcgacaaacgtcactattctgcgtcctgctatgcagaagcgggaagaaagacgacagcCATAGCGtactacaatgaggagagcagtcaatggacggaaagctccggttagaaaataaattaatgaccgcaaaatgcgcgccagcattataatccatgtttacttccgcaaacactgaggacgcttgctacgtgtgatgtcatcgcgtcctcgagtgcgcatgagGGACACTTCGGTTGAACGGGTtgagttcacacaggagatcacatacaagtcgcatatatttcgaaatgtgaacgaccacgcaaaaaagatttgatttcacaaaaaaatcggaattgagcattaagacctgcatcTTACGTAGCCTTAGAGCGGCTGTTGTCCAGCATTTATGATAACTTGCTGACTTTAAGTCAAGGGAGGCCTGCAGTGTTTTCGAGGGTGTCCTGGGTTCTTTAGCAACCTCCTCGATAAATCATCAAGACTCTCTTGGAAGAATCTTGTGAGGCCGGACACTCCTGGAAAGGTTCACCACCATTACCTGTTTCTCCATTAGTGGATAATGGTTCTCCTTGAGATtttgctggtggtggtcagagggcccagtggcgccggtgtatggcagccttgcctcggtcagtctgccccagggcagctgtagctactaacatagctcaccaccgtcagggtgtgaatgtgtgtatgaatgggtgaatgactgaactgtagtgtgaagcactttggaggtcgtcaagactagttaaagcgctatacaagtacaagtcaTTTACCAATTACCATTTTCTGGAGTCCCAAAGTTGCTAAATTGTTTTGTAACACTTTCCAGAATGCTAAATAAATGATTGTGTTTCTGTCATTTCTTTAGATTTAGGCATGATGTGTTGCTATTTGAGATATTtgagcctacttcatgttgtttgACAGATTCTATTTAAATGATGCTTTACTTTACAGGTCAGGCAGTGATCAGGCCTGTGTGTGGCTAGTAAAAATGAATGCAGCACTTTCAAAAACTTGAATTGGATTAGCTTTGTCTGATTTTAGAATTAGTTTGATAATCAGAAGAGTGCACTGTGCACGCTCAGCACACAAGACTTACTGATACTGAAGAGCAGCAAGGCCTTCATGCAGAGGAACTCCTCCTGCGTGATCTGCAGCAGCACAAACTCCTGCGACAGATGTCTCATCCGCATGCAGTGCTCATACATGGTGGAGATCTGCATCCGATGTctgcacagagaaaaaaaaaaagatcatattGAGAGACGTGAACTAACGGGAATGACTCAATTTCAAAGAGGTTAGGACATTTTCTCCATAATGAATAACTACAGAAAGGAAAGAATGTCAGAGGTTAAATCCATAGCTATCACAGATTCTGAATCACATTTACGGGAAGAGATTCCTGCACTGTAATCTTTTGACATCTggggcaaaatgttaaaaacacacaaagtgtCGCGACACAGTCCCATCAACTGGTATCGGCATAAAGTGAAAAAGAAATGACTGAATGTTCGACGTTCACCTCGCCTCAACAATGAACAAAAGACATCGCCATCAACGTTTGTTAGCTTTGCTGAAATGAAATCATTCTGCCTTTATTACAAACTTCATTCACATTTATAAACTGTGCAGATAAAAGTGAAATGAGGTAGAATTTAGTAATTGGAATAGAAATGTCACCAGAAAGACTCCAgcggaaagaaaatgaaagataAATGTTCTCCAACTCTCTGAAAACCAATATGCAGTGActcgcaaaagtattcctacccTTTGAAGGTTTTTCCCCAATTGCTATCTCACAACTACGAACTTCAGCGAGATTGTACATGTGAGATCAACAAAAAAGCAGTGATTCAATCAGTAAAATACTTTAGTGCTTTGCTAAACAACCTTTGACTGTATTTACCGCACCATGTCTATTAGTCTTCTCTCTTCGCCCACCTAGAGAAgctttttgcccattctttggAAAATACACTCACTAAGTATGGATGGATATTATTTCTTCCAGTGATGATCTATATTTCGCTACATCCATCTTACAGTTCTCACCAGCTCCTACGTCCCTCCTGTCCAAAAGTGcccctacagcatgatgctgccactactaTGTTCCACAATGAGGATGTTAAGTTTATATACGCGCCCTTTTGTTTTCCTTAACTTCAAAAGTTTGCACATCCATCCTTTGTCTTCCACTTATTAGGGATCAGGTCGcgggggcaacaggtccaggagggcaGCCCAGGGTGACATCCTCCTGCTCATTCTCTAGAGGATCCCACGGCGTTCTGCGGCCAGacgggatatatatatatatatatagtccctTCAGAGAGCTCTGGGTCTTCCCTGGGGTTTTCTTACCAGTCCCTTACAATTTTCTGCTACTCcagcaaattaaaaaacagcacattgacaatttatgttgaaatgtgtcaaaattttaaaaagtaaaaagtcatTCTGTATGTGGTTGACTAAACGTATAACACAGGTGGGTGTAAAATCCAAATGTTACAGTGGTACAGAGTTGACACGAGCAACCTGTGAGTGTGCATCAAAGCCAGAAAAGGTTCAGCaagtgtaataaaataaaaatactggaaTGTCTAAAACACAGAGTTTTCTTCCCCCTTCGTAGGGGCCTGTACttctgttggatttttttttcagtgagcaAGAAAAGCACTCCCCGTTGAACCAATTCCTATTATATTACAACTATATTTTTCACATTAGTCTTTTTAACAGTgatcataaataaacaaaccagGCAATGAAATTCCTGGATGCAAGTTGAGTGGCTGCTGTGACTGTCCATCTCAAGTTTAAAGTAAAACCAAATACTGTACAATAAGTGTCTGCTTAGATTAGAATAGGAACATAATTCTTTCTGGTTCAGACTAAAAACTCCAACTCTGTCTGAAAAAGCCAGATATCTGAAGAGAGAAACCCCCCCACTGAAAAGCCTTTGCCATCATAAACATTAGCCATTTCCCTAAGATACTGCTGTAATCATTGTCTTGCCAGTTTGAGTGAAATAAACACTTGGCGTTTTCACCCAGACTGGTTGCAGCCGTCAACTCTCCAGCTCTCTTTATATCCACCGCAGACATTTTTAGCGATTGTAAAACAGAGTTTCTACAAATTCTGCAGGTGACTACTTTGCATTTGCAACTACATTTGCACTGTATGTTTGATCACAATACCTATTGCGATATCCTTATGTGCAATAGCTAAATCACAAAagtttttaacatttggcacgCTGTTATATCTGAAGTGTCATGAATTCATGTCCTGCATTCAAAGATTTATCTGCCCAGTTGGATCAACTTCCACCGTGCTTCACGCTCACACCTGATATAGTGAGATTTTTAATAACCCTCACTGAGATTAGCAGAAACATTGAGAGGACGGAACGAAAAGTGTGGTgagtaaaatgttgaaatagcatttttttttctaatacccTACACCACTGATTACAACCaaaagtggttaaaaaaaaggtgttttaaaaatgcattggtCATCTTTTATCTCCACACTGTTTTGTGGAGATAAAAGCTCCTTTGAGATCATTTGTGagtgaaaaacagaaatgtccCTTCACAAATCTCTTCATCATTTATCTCATACAAGTCGATCGGGTGACATCACAAGGCTGTGTGTGCAATTTTCACCTGAGCAATATCCACAGATTGTGTGTCGCTCATTTCTACCATAGCCAGTAACTACTGGCTGAATTCTGTCTCCTCATGCTGCCTGTCCAGATTTACTCAATATCTGAGATAAAAGCAGAGTCTGCCTTTTTAACATAACCTTGTCAGTTGTTTAGTTTTCTCAGATTAGACAAATAATTAAGAACAATAAGGAGTTGCTGATCTGTTTGCCTCATGAACTGGGCTGGTGTTgcatgcgtagctgctgctatcgcATCTGTTTTGTCAGTGTCAATATTCAAATAAGCATGCCTAGACCAACGTAAGTTGTGGTTTCTCATTGTGCCTGCTGtttgcaacatttttatttcataccatgattggctaaaacaaaggtttgttttagccaatcagctcagaaagttctgctgaatgtccctcctttacCTGGACGGATTCagtgggagcagtcccagattgataacgtGCAGAATGGACAGTGCTACATATTATCAATTTGGCTTGTCAGGTTAACAGGTCTGTTGAATTTGGATTTTTGCTTAGGAGAGATAAGgcaatttttatgataaaattcGGCAACTACAGTACAATTTCTGGTGTTAAAGCATTTGTAGGTcctctctttaatttcattgtaACAGTAATTTCTCTGGACATTTGTTTCTGATACATCCACAGCTACTGTAGAAATAGTATAGCACGTGACTTAAATCCTGGCAGCTGGGTGCtccttttgacatttaaaaccCTTTTCTGTGGctaagtcaagtcaagtttatttgtatagcacatttcagcagcaaggcggttaaAGTTGTTGAATAAAAAGGAGTCAAAatcacagtgccttgcaaaggtgtTAGGggatttatgtgatagaccaacccACAGTGCATATTTGTGAGGTGGAAAGAAAGCATGGTTATCAAAATTTCTTACTAAACAAGGAATTTGAGTTCTTCAAATGCTCACAGCATACAGACATTGAGTATATATACACAAACTTTAGACGACATAAAATAAGGGATAAAAGGAACCATCtacatgtatgtgtatgtgcagCCAAAATTTTGTCttataaaaatgacaaaaaagagaGGTTGTGGTAGTGCAAACAGGCTTATTTTGTTTAACAGCTGTCAACTCAGGCTGTAAGGTGTTCAACGTGTGTTTAAGAGAGACTCATGAAGAAACTGTTTCTGTGGCAGATTATTCTTGCATTTATTGCTCTGTAACGCCAGCCTGACGGTCAAaaccataaaaatgtttttgtccgggatgtgtggggtctgcagaaaTTTAGCTTCCTTTTTCCTGACCCTAAACCCGTTTAAGTTCTTTATGAGGGGATGCGAACCGTCTTTGCAAACGTAATTGCACATCGTAGTTTTAGACCAGTCATGTTTTGTGGCTGAGCCAAATAACACAGTGATGGATGTGCAGAGGACAGACTGAATAAGGGCAGTGTAGAATGTGACCACAGTTGCCAGAGGAAGTACAGTGTCTTCCAAGCCCTCTTCAAAACAGTGTCTATGCTTGAGCAGCATCTCAGGTCCTGATAAAGAGTAGTTCCTAGGAGCCGGAAGTGATCCACAATAGATACAGTGTTGTTGAGGAATCTTGAGGGGAGGGAGTGTGGGGTAAGTCTTTCAGAAGTCCACAGTCATCCCCACTGTCTTGAGTGGATTTAGCTCCGGGGGGTCCTAAACTCACCAGAGGCCCAACTGATTCACCTCCTGTCTGTATGAAGAATTATGAATGTCTTTGATAAGATCAAGGACTTTGACAACTCCCTGGTCATAAATGGACCAAGGTGCCAACACTTCAACTTGTGCAGTCAAAGCAGGCCTGTGATATCTGCTGGCAGGCCGTGATCAGAGATTCCTCAGACGGCACATGGGACCGCGTGGTATGCTCCTTTTTAAGACTGTGTAACAATGTCCACCGTGTTCGTGTCGCTGGGTGGGACATATCGTGTCTTCTGTTTGTAGTTTGGTAGTTCAATTGAGAGGTTTGTGCTGTTAAAATCCCCAAGAACAACGATGAGAGAGTCTAGATATTGTTCTCTATCTGTTCAACAAGCCGTATTTCAGCTTCCGATGTGCAAGCTTGTGGTGGGATATAAACACAACCCAGAACAAACGAGAAAAACTCCCTTGATGAATGCAGGATCCATCACTGTGAGCTGTACTCTGAACTCATGGCCTTCACTACACCTGAGGAGACAGAAGCACTGGTTAACATTCATTTATGAGCCCATTTCGGGGAAACTGCCCTCCTACCTAAGTCGTCTCCTGTTTCCTGCCAAAAGTGGTTACAACTCACGTTCTCTTCTCATTGACTTCTCCTCACTTCTCCTCAATTATTCAACGTTCTCTGAAGCTTCAGGATCACATTCCCATGAGTGCCTTTAACACTAGGCTAAATAAGTGCTTGACTGAAGAGAGTAAGCTTTATTCTTGAGCTGAACTCTAAATTGCTTTATCTGTGTGTAGATGTTTTTACATGAAACGTTTCTGGTGCCTCTTGGCCagaaaaaattagattttatctCAAGGGAcgtcctggttaaataaaataaataaataaaaatggtttacAGTTTgttaaatatctgtatttttcaaataaaaagtggGAGTCACATAAATCAGTTATTTCTGTTACTTATTTAAAGACAAAACTTAGCCAAGATTGTCATGACGAAGTACAGTGGTTCTCAGAAGTGGGTACAACCCTATCAAAATGCaaggtttttgtgatgtaaaaaggtttttcttcctttaatatgaaataaatgcataaatccaccaaaaaacaactaatctgttaaaatgtaataaataaaaaaggtagaATAACCCAGTTACATATGTTTGCACATCCAtaaacatgcctgtgcaaattctcagttattcgGGTCATCgcgacagcaaacaggcttaaatcagaggcaaccagaccAGTTCtctctgaaaacgtttcaacgcctatccaggagtctttgtcagttctggtggcccaTTAACACCCATCCTCCTAGGTGtattctcagtcagatgcagTCCTTAAGCTTGTTTTTGTGTCAAACTTACATTTTGGACATCAAGGCCTAAAGTTCCTTCATTCATGAATGTATCTCCCACAAGATTTTAGATGCTTTTATCCAAGTCTGAAGGATTTCTTTGACACAAAATGGGTCTGTTTATGGAGAAACTGTGTTATGTTGGccacatgaaaaacaaaacctacaTTTAGGAGGAATTGTGGCAGCAAATTTTGTGTACTCTTCTCCTGACAGACTACTTTAGAGTCTTTTATTCCCGCGGTAAATCATGCCCTTCGCTAAAAGAGGCAACTATGGAAATGTGAGGAAAATTCTACTAGATTAGCTGGACGTTATGTGTGATTAATCACATTGCCTATATCTGATCTTAACTGGCTAAATATTACTACTAAAGctattaacaaagttttatgTAAGTGTGTGCATACGTATGCAACCCAATTATTGCACTATTtgtatttttgacattttttcaaCTAGCATACTTGTTTTTCAGTTGACTTGAACAGGACATATGGCACagaaaaccacacacacacacatttcaatATATTCCTAAAAATGCTGGTTTGATTTGTTCATTCTAAACTATCGTGGATTTATCATAACTCAATAACTTTTATGCCTTTTTCAAGTGTTAAGTTTAGGATGTTACGGCGTCTTATTCATTAATACAAATTCAGATGAAGAACAGGACTGGCACTGGAAAATTCCAGAAAATGCAGAAGTAGAGTGTTTTAAAAAGTAGACGAAAAACTCATTGAACCAGCTTTAGCGGCTGAAACCGCGAGTAATCATCTTCTGCATTACCTTATCAGTCTCTCACATACTGTGAGAGGATTTTTGGACCCGTTTACAACACCCCCTCGGTTCAATTAAGTTTTTGTGGGAATTCGTCTATGACAGCTCATTAAGGTCCAGACCAATCGCCGTCTGTCTACAAACACTAATGAACATTTTAATCTATTATTCACCGTTTAGGCTTAGCTTTAGTGCAGAGGAAAATTGTAGAAACACATAAAGGTAAATGACTGCCTCTGCTTTGTCTTTTGCTATGCAATTGCAACCAATAATAAACTATATATTCTAGTCATATTACCTACTATTTGACTGATTGAACAGCTTCAGCAGGAGAGTTTGGGGCATTTTGAAGTTAGAAATCTGCATATTAAAAAAACCGTCAACAAGTATCATTCACTTGTCTATGCACACTATAATTCTTGTAGTGTAAACAATGTGTAAACAGTTCCTTGCAAAAATGTGACACTGCttatctttctttttaacacattttgtcaATTTACAACCACTAgcttcattgtattttatggGACAAAGTGCACATTAAAACTATGCAAATcaggaaaata belongs to Fundulus heteroclitus isolate FHET01 chromosome 11, MU-UCD_Fhet_4.1, whole genome shotgun sequence and includes:
- the LOC118564643 gene encoding LOW QUALITY PROTEIN: androgen receptor-like (The sequence of the model RefSeq protein was modified relative to this genomic sequence to represent the inferred CDS: deleted 3 bases in 2 codons), translated to MNQDRDEVPQTLVPAPTTPVTHQAPKNPGTPHISQNAPQDKSKQTHHPSLDDGADQRSPERFRNLQVDDQMTVIQQSWMGVMVFALVWRSYKNVNGRMLYFAPDLIFNEHRMQISTMYEHCMRMRHLSQEFVLLQITQEEFLCMKALLLFSIIPVEGLKSQKYFDELRLTYINELDRLINYQMTTNCPQRFYQLTRLLDSLQMTVKKLHQFTFDLFVQAQSLHTKVSFPEMIGEIISVHVPKILAGLAKPILFHK